A single genomic interval of Alcaligenes sp. SDU_A2 harbors:
- the folC gene encoding bifunctional tetrahydrofolate synthase/dihydrofolate synthase — protein sequence MSSPVLNAGSALSDWLSYLETLHPSAIDMGQARIREVAERLGVKIDGVVITVGGTNGKGSTCAMLEAILLAGGYKVGVYASPHLVRYNERIRLNGELAADEQITAQFARIDQARQDITLTYFEFSTLAALLLFQEQRVDAAILEVGLGGRLDAVNIIDSDCAIITSVDIDHAEYLGDTREKIGWEKAHIFRPGCPAICADPVPPQTLIDYAHEIGAQLWLFGKDFNYSGDRQQWAYGGRGQRRAGLAYPALRGANQLLNASAALAALESLRPRLAVPAQAVREGLLRANVPGRFQIQPGVPCVVFDVAHNPHAAAALAQNLDNMPPYAKTIAVVGMYKDKDVDGVIARLAGRVDHWMCAGLEGPRGLSGEDLAEHVRTVLAAPAAQPEVLDQPSLDDGHRPGVRPAARNSVVKPPAVVSGYNSPLQAYEAARKEAGDNDRIVVFGSFATVGPLLEAANARASS from the coding sequence ATGTCTAGTCCTGTCCTGAATGCCGGCTCCGCCTTGTCCGACTGGCTCTCCTACCTGGAAACCTTGCACCCTTCGGCCATCGACATGGGGCAGGCCCGCATCCGCGAGGTGGCCGAGCGTCTGGGCGTGAAAATCGACGGGGTGGTCATTACCGTGGGCGGCACCAATGGCAAAGGATCGACCTGCGCCATGCTGGAGGCCATCTTGCTGGCCGGCGGCTACAAGGTCGGGGTGTATGCGTCACCGCATCTGGTGCGCTATAACGAGCGCATTCGCCTGAACGGCGAATTGGCCGCGGATGAACAGATCACCGCGCAGTTTGCCCGTATCGATCAGGCCCGTCAGGACATTACCCTGACGTACTTCGAGTTTTCCACCCTGGCGGCTTTGTTGCTGTTTCAGGAACAGCGCGTGGATGCCGCCATCCTGGAAGTGGGGCTTGGCGGGCGCTTGGATGCGGTCAATATCATTGATTCGGACTGCGCCATTATCACCAGCGTGGACATCGACCATGCCGAGTACTTGGGCGATACCCGCGAAAAAATCGGCTGGGAAAAAGCCCATATTTTCCGCCCCGGATGTCCGGCCATCTGCGCCGATCCGGTTCCGCCGCAGACACTGATCGATTACGCCCATGAAATCGGCGCGCAGTTGTGGTTGTTTGGCAAGGATTTCAATTACTCGGGCGATCGTCAGCAATGGGCCTACGGCGGGCGTGGTCAGCGCCGGGCAGGGCTGGCGTATCCCGCTTTGCGGGGTGCCAACCAGTTACTGAATGCATCGGCGGCCCTGGCCGCGCTGGAGTCGTTGCGGCCCAGATTGGCTGTGCCTGCACAAGCGGTGCGCGAAGGCCTGCTGCGCGCCAATGTGCCAGGCCGTTTCCAGATCCAGCCCGGCGTGCCTTGCGTGGTGTTCGATGTGGCCCACAATCCGCACGCCGCCGCCGCGCTGGCGCAGAACCTGGATAATATGCCGCCGTATGCCAAGACCATTGCCGTGGTGGGCATGTACAAGGACAAGGATGTGGACGGCGTCATTGCCCGGCTGGCCGGACGAGTCGATCATTGGATGTGCGCCGGTCTGGAAGGGCCGCGCGGGCTGAGTGGGGAGGATCTGGCCGAGCATGTGCGCACGGTGCTGGCGGCCCCTGCGGCACAGCCCGAGGTCCTGGATCAGCCGTCTTTGGACGACGGGCATCGGCCGGGTGTGCGTCCGGCGGCCCGCAATTCTGTCGTAAAGCCACCTGCGGTCGTATCCGGTTACAACAGTCCTTTGCAGGCCTATGAAGCGGCTCGAAAAGAGGCGGGCGACAATGATAGAATTGTTGTGTTTGGCTCGTTTGCAACGGTAGGCCCATTACTTGAGGCCGCAAACGCTCGCGCCTCCTCCTGA
- a CDS encoding CvpA family protein, whose amino-acid sequence MTSFDYIVLAVIGVSGLLGLIRGLIKEVLSLTAYLLAFMAAIWWGPRTSGWIQVWIENGLLRTALAYGAVFFVVLLLVGLLNMLLATLIEQTGLTPADHGLGGLFGVARGALLVLILVILAGHTELPKEPWWEQAKLADPAIRAVQSIKAMLPPSLAEWLPY is encoded by the coding sequence GTGACCAGCTTCGACTATATCGTCCTTGCCGTCATCGGCGTATCCGGCCTGCTGGGCCTGATACGCGGATTGATCAAGGAGGTGCTGTCCCTGACCGCCTATCTGCTGGCCTTCATGGCCGCCATCTGGTGGGGACCGCGTACATCCGGCTGGATTCAGGTCTGGATAGAAAACGGCTTATTGCGTACTGCCTTGGCGTACGGAGCCGTTTTTTTTGTGGTGCTGCTGCTTGTCGGTCTGTTGAATATGCTGCTGGCCACCTTGATCGAGCAAACTGGCTTGACGCCTGCCGATCATGGGCTGGGCGGCTTGTTCGGCGTGGCCCGTGGCGCGCTGCTGGTACTGATTCTGGTGATACTGGCCGGCCATACCGAACTGCCTAAAGAGCCGTGGTGGGAGCAGGCCAAACTGGCCGATCCGGCCATACGGGCGGTTCAATCGATCAAGGCCATGCTGCCGCCGTCCTTGGCAGAATGGCTGCCTTATTGA
- a CDS encoding SPOR domain-containing protein, translated as MGLFSRNDTSSSSGRRAAASSDSQLSELRGRARRRLIGALALVLAVVVVVPMLTVDNTAPEPEQPLAMAPVGQTPVPAAVQPAQPGGLVVEEGTRPPAVVQPDLTVPGQPGASGTVEVAPQPGQASDPAAPVAPVAEPPAVEPVRVEPPKPADKPKPVEKPKPSAPPAAQNGAGKRTDDGSYALALLEGRVPDSPAPAARAPKPAAQQGSFTLQIVAYSNENDARSRRDQLVSSGVTNAYVETAQSGGKSTYRLRVGPFPTREAAQAAQARLRSLGYENSFISAK; from the coding sequence ATGGGTTTATTCTCACGCAACGATACTTCCTCGTCGTCGGGACGCCGCGCTGCGGCATCCAGCGATTCGCAATTGTCGGAACTGCGCGGTCGTGCGCGGCGTCGCCTGATCGGTGCCTTGGCACTGGTGCTGGCTGTCGTCGTGGTTGTGCCCATGCTGACGGTGGATAACACCGCTCCCGAGCCCGAGCAGCCGCTGGCTATGGCTCCGGTCGGGCAAACCCCTGTGCCGGCTGCCGTTCAGCCCGCGCAACCGGGTGGTCTGGTGGTCGAAGAAGGTACACGCCCGCCTGCAGTGGTGCAGCCCGATTTGACCGTGCCAGGTCAGCCCGGTGCCAGCGGCACGGTGGAAGTCGCGCCCCAGCCGGGTCAGGCTAGCGATCCTGCTGCTCCTGTAGCGCCGGTGGCCGAGCCCCCTGCAGTGGAGCCGGTACGCGTTGAGCCGCCTAAGCCTGCCGACAAGCCCAAGCCTGTCGAAAAACCTAAGCCTTCGGCACCGCCCGCCGCCCAGAATGGCGCGGGCAAACGAACCGACGATGGCTCTTACGCACTGGCCTTGCTGGAAGGCCGCGTGCCCGATTCCCCGGCACCGGCTGCCCGCGCGCCTAAACCGGCTGCGCAGCAAGGCAGTTTTACCTTGCAGATCGTGGCCTACTCCAACGAAAACGATGCCCGTTCGCGCCGCGACCAGTTGGTTTCCTCCGGGGTTACCAATGCTTATGTGGAAACCGCCCAGTCCGGCGGCAAGTCCACCTATCGTCTGCGCGTGGGGCCATTCCCCACCCGCGAGGCGGCCCAGGCCGCTCAGGCCCGCTTGCGTTCACTGGGTTACGAGAACAGTTTCATTTCGGCTAAGTGA
- the purF gene encoding amidophosphoribosyltransferase yields the protein MCGVVGLVARSPVNQLIYDSLLLLQHRGQDAAGMATWHDQFFSMHKAYGLVRDVFRTRNMRSLPGNSGIGHVRYPTAGSSDSVDEAQPFYVNAPFGIAFAHNGNLTNWRELREELFTIDRRHINTNSDSEVLLNVYAHELQCATTGAELSVDEVFKAVSVVHRRVKGAYAVVSHIAGFGLVAFRDPNGIRPLCLGRNETDKGVEWMVASESVALTGCGFELVRDVEPGEAIIVDLDGNLSSRQCAENPSLNPCVFEYVYFARPDSTVDGVSVYDARLLMGEYLAENVAKNLRLADIDVVMPIPDSARPSAMQLAAHLNLNYREGFIKNRYIGRTFIMPGQEVRKKSVRQKLSAIPMEFQGKNVLLVDDSIVRGTTSRQIVDMARAAGANKVFFASAAPPVRYPNVYGIDMPTQAELIATGRDVEQVAQEIGVDGLVYQDLSDLERALSDLNPRFAGYESSCFNGQYVTGDVDGAYLERLAEGRKNGKPVPDVTD from the coding sequence ATGTGTGGAGTTGTTGGGCTTGTTGCGCGCAGCCCTGTGAATCAGTTGATCTATGACAGCCTGCTTTTGCTGCAGCATCGCGGGCAGGATGCCGCCGGCATGGCCACCTGGCACGACCAGTTCTTCAGCATGCACAAGGCGTATGGCTTGGTCAGGGATGTGTTTCGCACCCGCAATATGCGCTCTTTGCCGGGCAATAGCGGCATAGGCCATGTGCGCTATCCTACCGCCGGCTCCAGCGACAGCGTGGACGAGGCCCAGCCATTCTATGTGAATGCGCCCTTTGGCATCGCCTTTGCCCACAACGGCAACCTGACCAACTGGCGTGAGCTGCGCGAAGAACTGTTCACCATAGACCGCCGGCACATCAATACCAACTCGGATTCCGAGGTCTTGCTGAACGTGTACGCGCACGAGCTGCAGTGCGCTACCACCGGTGCCGAACTGTCCGTCGACGAGGTGTTCAAGGCCGTGTCCGTGGTGCATCGCCGCGTGAAAGGCGCGTATGCGGTTGTCTCCCATATTGCCGGCTTTGGTCTGGTCGCTTTTCGCGATCCTAACGGCATCCGTCCTTTGTGCCTGGGCCGTAACGAAACCGACAAGGGCGTGGAATGGATGGTGGCGTCCGAATCCGTGGCCTTGACTGGTTGCGGTTTCGAGCTGGTGCGCGACGTAGAGCCGGGCGAAGCCATTATTGTTGATCTGGACGGCAATCTCAGCAGCCGTCAGTGCGCCGAAAACCCCAGCCTGAACCCTTGCGTGTTCGAGTATGTCTACTTCGCGCGTCCGGACTCTACCGTCGATGGCGTGTCGGTGTACGATGCCCGCCTGCTGATGGGCGAGTATCTGGCCGAGAATGTGGCCAAGAACCTGCGGTTGGCCGATATCGATGTGGTCATGCCCATTCCGGATTCGGCCCGGCCTTCGGCCATGCAACTGGCCGCCCACCTGAATCTGAATTACCGCGAAGGTTTCATCAAAAATCGCTATATCGGCCGTACCTTCATCATGCCAGGGCAAGAAGTGCGCAAGAAGTCTGTACGCCAGAAGCTCAGCGCCATTCCCATGGAGTTCCAGGGCAAGAACGTGCTGCTGGTGGACGATTCCATTGTGCGCGGTACCACCAGCCGTCAGATTGTGGATATGGCGCGCGCCGCCGGAGCCAATAAGGTGTTCTTTGCATCGGCGGCACCGCCGGTGCGCTATCCCAATGTGTATGGCATCGACATGCCGACCCAGGCCGAGCTGATCGCCACGGGCCGCGATGTGGAGCAGGTGGCGCAGGAAATCGGTGTGGATGGCCTGGTGTATCAAGACCTGTCCGATCTGGAACGGGCACTGTCCGATCTGAACCCGCGCTTTGCCGGGTACGAGTCCTCGTGTTTCAATGGTCAGTATGTGACCGGCGATGTGGATGGTGCCTATCTGGAGCGTCTGGCCGAAGGCCGCAAGAACGGTAAACCTGTTCCGGATGTGACCGACTGA
- the lpdA gene encoding dihydrolipoyl dehydrogenase — protein sequence MSLIDLTIPDIGDIDQVDVIEVLVQVGDTIEAEQSLITVESDKASMEIPASQGGVVKEVLVKVGDKVSQGTAVAKVEAAAAAAPAAAAPAATQEAPKAAPVATAPAPQAASHQGGSDDSVDVVVLGAGPGGYNAAFRAADLGLKVALVERYSTLGGVCLNVGCIPSKALLHTVAVYEEAKSLASHGITFGEAKIDIDALRDYKNKVIGKLTGGLAGMAKGRKVQVVVGNGQFLDPNHIEVTANDGTKKVIKFGSAIIAAGSQSVKLPFLPDDPRVVDSTGALELKSVPKRMLIVGGGIIGLEMGTVYSALGARLDVVEMQTGLMPGADRDVVKVWEKMNKHRFDHMMLETRTVGAEAREDGIWVTFEGKNAPAEPQRYDLVLQAVGRSPNGKKIGAEKAGVQVTDRGFIEVDKQQRTNVPHIYAIGDIVGQPMLAHKAEHEGHVAAEVIAGQKSFFDARVIPSVAYTDPEIAWVGLTEEQAKQDGIKVEKGVFPWAASGRAIANNRDEGFTKVLFDAETHRILGGGIVGTNAGELIGELVLAIEMGVDPVDLAKSIHPHPTLCESVGKAAAVAEGTCTDLPPARRK from the coding sequence ATGAGTCTGATAGATCTGACCATACCGGACATCGGCGACATCGATCAGGTCGATGTTATTGAAGTTCTTGTGCAGGTGGGCGATACCATCGAGGCCGAGCAGAGCCTGATTACCGTGGAGTCCGACAAAGCTTCTATGGAAATTCCCGCCTCGCAGGGTGGGGTGGTAAAGGAAGTGCTGGTCAAGGTGGGCGACAAAGTGTCTCAGGGCACGGCTGTCGCCAAGGTGGAGGCTGCCGCCGCTGCTGCCCCCGCTGCCGCTGCACCGGCTGCCACGCAGGAAGCGCCCAAGGCGGCACCGGTTGCTACTGCGCCGGCTCCCCAGGCTGCCAGCCATCAGGGCGGCTCGGACGATTCCGTGGATGTGGTCGTTCTGGGCGCAGGGCCCGGTGGCTACAATGCGGCCTTCCGGGCTGCCGATCTGGGTCTGAAGGTGGCCCTGGTCGAGCGTTACAGCACCCTGGGCGGCGTCTGCCTGAACGTCGGTTGCATTCCATCCAAGGCCTTGCTGCACACCGTGGCGGTGTACGAAGAAGCCAAGTCGCTGGCCTCGCACGGCATCACCTTTGGCGAAGCCAAAATCGATATCGATGCGCTGCGCGATTATAAAAACAAGGTCATTGGCAAACTGACCGGCGGGCTGGCCGGCATGGCCAAGGGGCGCAAGGTGCAGGTCGTGGTCGGCAACGGCCAGTTCCTGGACCCGAACCACATCGAAGTGACCGCCAACGACGGCACCAAGAAAGTGATCAAGTTCGGCTCGGCCATTATTGCCGCAGGCAGCCAGTCGGTTAAGCTGCCGTTCCTGCCGGATGATCCGCGCGTGGTGGATTCCACCGGCGCGCTGGAACTGAAGTCTGTTCCTAAGCGCATGCTGATCGTGGGCGGCGGCATCATCGGCCTGGAAATGGGCACGGTGTATTCGGCGCTGGGCGCTCGCCTGGACGTGGTGGAAATGCAGACGGGCCTGATGCCCGGCGCGGACCGTGACGTGGTCAAAGTGTGGGAGAAGATGAACAAGCATCGCTTCGACCACATGATGCTGGAAACCCGCACCGTGGGTGCCGAAGCGCGCGAGGACGGCATCTGGGTGACCTTCGAGGGCAAGAACGCCCCGGCCGAACCGCAACGCTACGATCTGGTTCTGCAAGCCGTGGGTCGCTCGCCCAACGGCAAGAAGATCGGTGCCGAAAAAGCAGGCGTGCAGGTCACCGACCGTGGCTTTATCGAGGTGGACAAGCAGCAGCGCACCAATGTGCCGCATATTTATGCCATCGGCGATATCGTGGGCCAGCCCATGCTGGCGCACAAGGCCGAGCACGAGGGGCATGTGGCCGCCGAAGTCATTGCGGGCCAAAAGTCCTTTTTCGATGCCCGCGTGATCCCGTCGGTGGCGTACACCGATCCGGAAATCGCCTGGGTGGGCCTGACCGAAGAACAGGCCAAGCAGGACGGCATCAAGGTCGAGAAGGGCGTGTTCCCCTGGGCGGCATCGGGGCGTGCCATTGCCAATAACCGCGACGAGGGCTTTACCAAGGTGCTGTTCGATGCCGAAACGCATCGCATCCTGGGCGGCGGCATCGTGGGCACCAATGCCGGTGAGCTGATCGGCGAACTGGTGCTGGCGATTGAAATGGGCGTGGACCCGGTGGATCTGGCTAAGTCCATCCATCCGCACCCCACCTTGTGCGAGTCTGTCGGCAAGGCGGCTGCCGTGGCCGAAGGCACGTGTACGGACTTGCCTCCCGCACGTCGCAAGTAA
- the aceE gene encoding pyruvate dehydrogenase (acetyl-transferring), homodimeric type translates to MSSTQDNSSAHVNQDQALETKEWLEALEAVVDREGPARAHDLIEKLIDLARRSGAHIPFSPNTAYVNTIPAGLEPPHPGNLELEERIRSYIRWNAMAMVVRANRESPPDGGSVGGHIASFASLATMIGCGQNHFWHAESDDHGGDMVFFQGHSSPGMYARAFMEGRISEDQLNNFRQEVDGKGLPSYPHPKLMPEFWQFPTVSMGLGPLMAIYQARFLKYLHARGIADTSGRKVWVFLGDGEMDEPESLGAIGLAAREKLDNLIFIVNCNLQRLDGPVRGNGKIIQELEGTFRGAGWNVIKLIWGGYWDPLLARDKEGILRRVMEETVDGEYQAYKANDGAYVREHFFGKHPKLLEMVSRMSDDDIWRLNRGGHDPHKVYAAFDAATKHEGQPTVILAKTIKGYGMGHVGQAKNPSHQQKSLDLDSVREFRDRFNIPVPDDKLEELPYFKPSEDSPEMQYLHARRKALGGYLPKRRTKADEQLTVPTLDAFQPMLEATAEGREISTTQAFVRFLNTLLRDKQVGPRAVPILADESRTFGMEGLFRQIGIYAPEGQKYTPVDKDQVMYYRETENGQLLQEGINEQGAFSSWIAAATSYSNNNRIMIPFFIYYSMFGFQRFGDLAWAAGDMKARGFVLGGTAGRTTLNGEGLQHEDGHSHIQSSLIPNCVSYDPTFAHEVAVIMQNGLKRMVQDQEDVYYYVTLMNENYAQPGLVEGDVDGILRGMYKFKSVGEGSPLRVQLMGSGTILREVIAAQELLEKDWGIGSDVWSVTSFTELRRDGLDCERIALLNPEGKDLPVPYVTSKLQDSDGPIVVSTDYIKAFGDQIRPFVPKNRTFKVLGTDGFGRSDFRSKLREHFEVNRHFVVLAALRALAEEGKIPFSKASEAIAKYGINPAKANPHHA, encoded by the coding sequence ATGTCCTCAACGCAAGACAATAGTTCGGCGCACGTCAATCAAGACCAAGCCCTAGAAACAAAAGAGTGGCTCGAGGCCCTGGAAGCGGTGGTGGACCGCGAAGGCCCTGCACGCGCCCATGACCTGATCGAGAAGCTGATTGACTTGGCGCGTCGCTCCGGTGCCCACATCCCGTTCTCGCCCAACACGGCTTACGTCAACACGATTCCTGCCGGTCTGGAGCCTCCGCACCCCGGCAATCTGGAATTGGAAGAGCGTATCCGCTCCTATATCCGCTGGAATGCCATGGCCATGGTGGTGCGCGCCAACCGCGAATCGCCGCCGGACGGCGGTTCGGTGGGCGGCCACATCGCCTCTTTTGCCTCGCTGGCAACCATGATCGGTTGTGGCCAGAACCACTTCTGGCACGCCGAATCGGACGATCATGGCGGCGACATGGTGTTCTTTCAGGGGCATTCCTCGCCCGGCATGTACGCCCGCGCCTTCATGGAAGGCCGCATTTCCGAAGATCAACTGAATAACTTCCGCCAGGAAGTGGACGGCAAAGGCCTGCCTTCCTACCCGCATCCCAAGTTGATGCCCGAATTCTGGCAGTTCCCGACCGTCTCGATGGGCCTGGGGCCGCTGATGGCGATTTATCAGGCCCGCTTCTTGAAATACCTGCATGCCCGCGGCATTGCCGACACGAGCGGCCGCAAGGTCTGGGTGTTTCTGGGCGACGGCGAAATGGACGAACCCGAATCCCTGGGTGCTATCGGTCTGGCTGCGCGCGAAAAGCTGGATAACCTGATCTTTATCGTCAACTGCAACCTGCAGCGCCTGGACGGTCCGGTGCGCGGCAACGGCAAGATCATTCAGGAATTGGAAGGCACCTTCCGTGGTGCCGGCTGGAATGTCATCAAGCTGATCTGGGGTGGCTACTGGGACCCACTGCTGGCCCGCGACAAAGAAGGCATTTTGCGCCGTGTCATGGAAGAGACCGTGGACGGCGAGTACCAGGCTTACAAAGCCAACGACGGTGCCTACGTTCGCGAACATTTCTTTGGCAAGCATCCCAAGCTGCTGGAGATGGTCAGCCGCATGAGCGACGACGATATCTGGCGCCTGAACCGTGGCGGCCACGATCCGCACAAGGTCTATGCTGCCTTTGACGCCGCCACCAAGCACGAAGGCCAACCTACCGTCATTCTGGCCAAGACCATCAAGGGCTACGGCATGGGTCATGTAGGCCAGGCCAAGAATCCGTCGCACCAGCAAAAGAGCCTGGACCTGGATTCGGTGCGCGAATTCCGCGACCGTTTCAACATTCCAGTACCGGACGACAAGCTCGAAGAGCTGCCGTACTTCAAGCCTTCCGAAGATTCGCCGGAAATGCAGTACCTGCACGCCCGCCGCAAGGCACTGGGCGGCTACTTGCCCAAGCGTCGCACCAAGGCCGACGAACAGTTGACCGTGCCCACGCTCGATGCCTTCCAGCCCATGCTGGAAGCCACGGCCGAAGGCCGCGAGATCTCGACCACCCAGGCATTCGTGCGCTTTTTGAACACATTGCTGCGCGACAAGCAGGTCGGTCCTCGTGCCGTGCCTATCCTGGCTGACGAGTCCCGCACGTTTGGCATGGAAGGTCTGTTCCGCCAGATCGGCATCTACGCGCCCGAAGGCCAGAAGTACACCCCGGTGGACAAAGACCAGGTCATGTACTATCGCGAAACGGAAAATGGCCAGTTGCTGCAGGAAGGCATTAACGAGCAGGGCGCATTCAGCTCCTGGATCGCGGCTGCCACGTCCTACTCGAACAACAACCGCATCATGATCCCGTTCTTCATCTATTACTCGATGTTCGGGTTCCAGCGCTTTGGCGATCTGGCCTGGGCGGCGGGCGACATGAAGGCACGTGGTTTCGTGCTGGGCGGCACCGCCGGCCGCACTACGCTCAATGGCGAAGGTTTGCAGCACGAAGACGGACACAGCCATATCCAGTCCTCGCTGATCCCCAATTGCGTGTCCTACGACCCCACCTTCGCGCACGAAGTGGCCGTCATCATGCAAAATGGTCTCAAGCGCATGGTCCAGGATCAGGAAGACGTGTATTACTACGTCACCTTGATGAACGAAAACTACGCCCAGCCCGGTCTGGTCGAAGGCGACGTGGACGGTATTTTGCGCGGCATGTACAAGTTCAAGTCGGTCGGCGAAGGCAGCCCGCTGCGTGTACAGTTGATGGGTTCGGGCACGATTCTGCGCGAAGTCATCGCCGCCCAGGAACTGCTGGAAAAAGACTGGGGCATAGGCTCCGATGTCTGGAGCGTCACCAGCTTTACCGAACTGCGCCGCGACGGCCTGGATTGCGAGCGTATCGCGCTGCTCAATCCCGAAGGCAAGGATCTGCCGGTTCCTTACGTCACCTCCAAGCTGCAAGACAGCGACGGCCCCATCGTGGTCTCCACTGACTACATCAAGGCTTTTGGCGACCAGATCCGTCCTTTCGTGCCCAAGAACCGTACCTTCAAGGTGCTGGGCACCGATGGCTTCGGCCGCTCCGACTTCCGCTCCAAGCTGCGCGAGCACTTCGAGGTCAACCGTCATTTCGTGGTTCTGGCTGCGCTGCGCGCCCTGGCTGAAGAAGGCAAGATCCCCTTTAGCAAGGCTTCCGAAGCGATTGCCAAGTACGGCATCAATCCTGCCAAGGCCAACCCGCACCACGCATAA
- the aceF gene encoding dihydrolipoyllysine-residue acetyltransferase, whose translation MSNIIQVKIPDIGADDAVDVIEILVKEGDTIEVEQSLITVESDKASMEIPSSHAGVVKAIKVKLGDKVKEGSVVLELEAAQAAQAAPAAEPAKAETPKAEPAAAAAPAAAPAVAAGGEQKVTVQVPDIGDARDVDVIEVMVKVGDTIDVDQSLITVESDKASMEVPSSHAGVVTAIKVKLGDKVSQGSDILELTVQGAATAPAKQEQVAPAAAPAPAASTPAPAPAASSVLTGAGAPAPARVSPTAAFAEADVPLRNLPHASPSVRKFARELGVDLSRVHGSGDKGRITADDVRIFVKQALAGGAAPVTAAGTAAQVGGLDVLAWPKVDFAKFGPVEAKPLSRIKKISGANLHRNWVMIPHVTNNEVADITGLEALRKELNEEFKKSGARVTMLAFVIKAAVAALKKFPEFNASLDGDNLVLKQYYHIGFAADTPNGLVVPVIRDADKKGILDIARETGELAAAARDGKLSAAQMQGGCFTISSLGGIGGTDFTPIINAPEVAILGLSRSSMQPVWNGKEFEPRLMLPLSLSYDHRVIDGAAAARFNAFLATMLADFRRIAL comes from the coding sequence ATGAGCAATATCATTCAAGTCAAAATCCCGGACATCGGTGCGGACGACGCGGTCGACGTCATCGAGATCCTGGTCAAGGAAGGCGACACCATCGAAGTGGAGCAGAGCCTGATTACGGTGGAATCCGATAAGGCATCCATGGAGATCCCGTCCTCGCATGCCGGCGTGGTCAAGGCCATCAAGGTCAAGCTGGGCGACAAGGTCAAGGAAGGCAGCGTGGTGCTGGAACTGGAAGCGGCCCAAGCCGCCCAGGCCGCGCCTGCTGCCGAACCTGCCAAGGCAGAAACACCCAAGGCCGAACCCGCAGCCGCCGCAGCGCCCGCAGCGGCTCCTGCGGTAGCGGCCGGCGGCGAACAGAAAGTGACCGTGCAAGTGCCTGATATCGGCGATGCGCGCGATGTGGACGTGATCGAAGTCATGGTCAAGGTGGGTGACACCATTGATGTCGACCAGAGCCTGATTACCGTAGAGTCGGACAAGGCGTCCATGGAAGTGCCTTCGTCCCACGCTGGCGTGGTCACGGCCATCAAGGTCAAGCTGGGCGACAAGGTCAGCCAGGGCAGCGATATCCTGGAGCTGACGGTACAGGGCGCGGCTACCGCTCCTGCCAAGCAGGAGCAGGTTGCGCCAGCCGCTGCGCCGGCACCCGCCGCGTCCACTCCGGCACCGGCTCCTGCCGCCTCGTCCGTGCTGACCGGTGCCGGCGCGCCCGCTCCGGCCCGTGTTTCCCCGACGGCTGCGTTTGCCGAGGCGGATGTGCCGCTGCGTAATCTGCCCCATGCTTCGCCTAGCGTGCGCAAGTTTGCCCGCGAACTGGGCGTGGACTTGAGCCGCGTGCATGGCTCGGGCGATAAGGGCCGCATCACAGCGGACGACGTGCGCATTTTCGTCAAGCAGGCCTTGGCCGGCGGTGCCGCACCCGTCACGGCAGCGGGAACCGCCGCCCAGGTGGGTGGTCTGGATGTGCTGGCCTGGCCCAAGGTGGACTTCGCCAAGTTCGGTCCGGTGGAAGCCAAGCCGCTGTCGCGCATCAAGAAGATCTCCGGTGCCAACCTGCACCGCAACTGGGTCATGATTCCCCATGTCACCAACAACGAGGTGGCGGACATCACCGGCCTGGAAGCCCTGCGCAAGGAGCTGAACGAGGAGTTCAAGAAGTCGGGCGCTCGCGTCACCATGCTGGCCTTTGTCATCAAGGCCGCGGTGGCTGCGCTCAAGAAATTCCCCGAGTTCAATGCGTCGCTGGATGGCGACAATCTGGTCTTGAAGCAGTACTACCACATCGGTTTTGCCGCTGACACGCCCAATGGCCTGGTCGTGCCCGTGATCCGCGATGCTGACAAAAAAGGCATTCTGGACATCGCCCGCGAAACCGGCGAACTGGCAGCGGCTGCCCGCGACGGCAAGTTGAGCGCAGCCCAGATGCAGGGCGGCTGCTTTACCATTTCGTCCCTGGGCGGCATAGGCGGCACCGATTTCACCCCCATCATCAACGCTCCTGAAGTGGCGATCCTGGGTCTGTCGCGCTCGAGCATGCAGCCGGTGTGGAACGGCAAGGAATTCGAGCCGCGTCTGATGCTGCCTTTGTCGCTGTCCTACGATCACCGCGTCATCGACGGTGCCGCTGCCGCCCGCTTCAATGCCTTCCTGGCAACGATGCTGGCCGACTTCCGCCGCATTGCGCTGTAA